The genomic stretch GATGCAACTTTTATGAggtaaaaattacaaaaagtCGTCTTCTGCTGGAAAGAAATTGTCCCTGACCGAATGTGAACAGTAACAGGATGTTTCACATATAATGTTTAGTGCAGTGATACACACAATCATTGTGTGCAGTGGTCAAAGCTGTGgtttatcataaataaaacacagctattgaccaatcggaatcaaggactggaaatAACCGTTGTATAAATCTCAGTATAGGTTATATATAGTTGTTGCTGGAAATGAAAAGAAAATAGGTTTTATTTACGAAATACTTTGTGGATAATTTTGTGAATCAAATACGTCTGTTGCAACTTGCAAAGCAGTTCAtctcatttttctttttttttaacacaaaccTAAAGATCAAATTATTCATAACAAATTAGTTATAAAGTGTAATTTATAGGTTCTATGCCATAGGTTGCATATTTATGCAACATTTTAACAACACGCCCATTCTACGCGGAATGCAAGCGCtatgattggtccactagaacccctcctGTTAGGTAAAAATAAATCGGTGTCGCATTTCTTCATAGGCATTTACGCTTGCAATGGTGAGAACAAatatgggccaagttgaggagtgatttaacttgaactgcaacaaaagtcgctgtttatttacctCCATCACACAATTCAGGAATGCTAATGgattcaaacaaataaaaatttaaaatgcatgttCTGTTTAATGGTTTAATTCAGCAACTGACCATTTAATCCCGCTTTAGCTGAGTTTGTGGTCTAGTCCAGGATGATGCCAGTGTTTTTCTGCCTGATGGGATGGGAACAGAGACGGTGATGTCCCTGCTCCTGATCAAACAGAGTCTGGCTGTGTTTGTATTGCTTTATCATACAGGATGATGATCAAAGCCTCTCTGTTTCTCTTTCCTTGACACCCCAGGTCGGGACGTTGGATGTGTTAGTTGGGCTGTCTGATGAACTGGCCAAACTGGACTCTTTTGTGGAGAGGTAAAAATCTAAATGTGACGTGCCATGGTGGCTATATTTTTCTGTTTGGATGATAAAGTGCTATGCATGGTTGTCAATGATAATCTGATCTTCTGATATGGCTCAGTAACATTCTTCTGTAtacactttttttgtttttttaaataatagcactttactgtatgaagtaaaatgatgaaatggtaataaaaaagttattattgCTTCTTGTAATGATTCATACTTTGAGGAGTCTCATATAGATGTGATGTTACAAAGACCTAAAAGTAGTTCTTAGCAGTTTGGTGACGCGCTACATCCTCACTCATATTTGAATCACATCACAAGACTTACGGCTCATCCGTAGACGCGAGATCCTATTTATACACGTATGTTTGCTTGAAAGGCACCGAAGTCAAACGCATTCCTCAAAACGTTGGGTTTCTCCAACCCAAGTCCTGGACGTGTTTGATGTTACTGGATAAGCTGAGAGTTTTCAGAATGATGTGATGTCTTCTGATCTTCTTCACAGTGTGGTGAAGAAAGTGGCTCAGTACATGGCTGATGTTCTGGAGGACAGTCGAGATAAAGTCCAGGAGAACCTGCTGGCTAATGGAGGTCAGGAGACTCTTAGGTCTGGAGATGAGTCAATAAACTCTTGGTTTTCTCTTTAGTTAACGTCTGCCGTTTTCTTTTGTTTAGTCGATCTGGTCACTTACGTCACGAGATTTCAGTGGGATATGGCCAAGTATCCGATCAAACAGTCTTTgaaaaacatttctgaaattgtatcaAAGCAAGTCATCTCATGCATTGATTTCTGtgtaaataaaagaataaaatgaTCCTTTGAGTCCAAATAACAGTGcatgtatttttttctactaGCAAGTATCACAGATCGACAACGACCTGAAAGCTCGGGCGTCTGCTTACAACAATCTGAAGGGAAACTTACAGAACCTGGAGAGGAAGAATGCGTGAGTAAcaggacatttttattttattgcatttcacACGAAGGCACACACGATCGTAAACGCTTGTCTAATATTGTTTCTTCAGAGGAAGTCTGCTGACCAGAAGTCTGGCTGATATTGTCAAGAGAGATGACTTTGTTCTTGACTCCGAGTATCTCATTACCATGCTGGTAGTGGTACCAAAGTGAGTGATACATATTCGCATTTCTCTTTTTTACGTTGTCTGTTTGAATAACACAAGCCTGTTTTGTTAAATTTGTTTGTGTTGAACTCAGGGTGAATTATGGCGACTGGCAGCGCACGTACGAGACGCTTGCAGAAATGGTTGTGCCACGATCCACAAAGTAAGAAACTTAAATGCAGTATTCACTTGAAAGATGCATGCGTAACAGAACATGTGTTACACATAACGAAATATCAATTTTAATAGTTAAATTAAGGTGCCCGTGACCTCAGAGATCACACTAAATGAAGTGATATTTCAGAAACAGGACTTGCAAAGGGTTGTAAAGTGTTTGTTGTAAACAGCAGATATTCTAGGAAAATCGAGATCTCTGATTGGCTTGTGCCTGAAGAGCGCACGTAAAGGACTTAACCTGGTAAATTTGAAGCATGCTGGTCGCTAAGGAAACCAATTAACTAATGCAGCAGAATAAATGGACATCATTTTCCCATTCCACAGTGTAAAGTGTGGATAACATCTTCCATCAAAATAAAGAGCGCAAATGGACATTGTGAAATCCTAAGACACAAAAAACATCTCCAGGTCATATATCACTCCAGAATCAAGACaggaaaaaatacatttgaattaaaaatgTTGTCTTTTAGCACTATTGGCGTGAACATGAAAACTATAAAGACACAGAAGATGCACCAATCACCCAACATATATCACTTAAAGAGCCCCtatatggtccgattcacgattttacattttatttggtgtgtaagtgtgtattagttcatgttaacgatatgcaaatgtataaaccccaaagtaaacgatgatgcaagttatcgtctccaacataaatctcttttcttagactacaacaaacacacggattgtaggcaacagtttactttctgggattggtgatgtagacatgCCCTTGTGCAATATTCACATCGGAAAACATGCTGAAAGTTTTTTGCTTCGAAAGGGAAACTATTTTGGATGCCTTTGCCAGTGTTAGACTAtacaagaaaagaaagaaattattaagGCTGCACttgaaaaaatgactttcttactcagtgtttttgtcttgttttcagtagaaatgtctaaaaattcttaaataaagatgcattttcttgataagcaaatttagacaaaaatatcaaatttaagtaaatttgtgcttaacacaagcaaaaatatctgccaatagggtacgTTTTTTTACTAATAAGTTTACTACCCCACAAAAGACTTTTTGGTAACAATATGGTCACGGTTCTTGAGTGCGGTTTCAAAGAGGGTTTTAATAACACAATCTGATAGCTTGACAAGAGGTTTGTAATACCATCACGCAACTATTTTCCTCAAGTTACCATCTCAAGATTTTACAAGAAATGCAAGGCAGAAGTTATTTCCCCTTAAACCGAGCTTTTCAAGTCATCTGGTGACATCATCATCAGTATTCCCTTATATCGCAACAAGAATTGCAGAAAACCAAAATATCGCAATGTCACGTGACCTGCTGCTATGTCTAATTTATCTtacagcacttttaaaacacatctcTGATGTTGTTGTGCACAATTTATGTCTGCAGCGTCATCCAATGCAAACTTTAAGCTTTCATTAAATACAGCATAACTTAAAATAACTTGGCTGATAAATGACTCCTATCATCTGATGAGCTTCTGTTGATGAATCTttctgctgttgtgttttttcaTCAGTCTGCTGTTCGAGGATCACGACAGCGGTCTGTTCACAGTCACGCTCTTCAGAAAAGCTATCGATGACTTCCGACACAAGGCCAGAGAAAACAAGTAAATGTCCAATCCTGACACTGCTGTAATGTCTTACGGCACTAT from Misgurnus anguillicaudatus chromosome 10, ASM2758022v2, whole genome shotgun sequence encodes the following:
- the atp6v1c1a gene encoding V-type proton ATPase subunit C 1-A encodes the protein MTEFWLISAPGEKTCQQTWDKMMTATTRTNNLSTNNKFNIPDLKVGTLDVLVGLSDELAKLDSFVESVVKKVAQYMADVLEDSRDKVQENLLANGVDLVTYVTRFQWDMAKYPIKQSLKNISEIVSKQVSQIDNDLKARASAYNNLKGNLQNLERKNAGSLLTRSLADIVKRDDFVLDSEYLITMLVVVPKVNYGDWQRTYETLAEMVVPRSTNLLFEDHDSGLFTVTLFRKAIDDFRHKARENKFVVRDFQYNEEEMKADKEEMTRLSTDKKKQFGPLVRWLKVNFSEAFIAWIHIKALRVFVESVLRYGLPVNFQAMLLQPNKKNMKKLREVLYDLYKHLDSSAAAIIDQSAMDIPGLNLSQQEYYPYVYYKIDCNLLDFK